Proteins encoded together in one Temnothorax longispinosus isolate EJ_2023e chromosome 5, Tlon_JGU_v1, whole genome shotgun sequence window:
- the LOC139813001 gene encoding uncharacterized protein isoform X1, whose translation MSRTTLDAEADQSPTSMGDRRMESEQHHYELRSRSRSRSHTPMVPSRSLLEPEVTERHYDLRSWSRERSHTPGEVTSSRRSGSRSLPGNVKTHEKSMMDTIDESKEGSVTGSLTDNQSTKSEGSVVVTKKAERRSERQRAKRQIFVNGQSESKEDASDQKAERRRKSVTPRRVLTSDYSSEEGEREDPPSRPGSAYEIYKQAGEWWNVFPKTDYTYSPASQCRYEIAPGILAMPNMSRRSIHTNDNGSTVSQTSRRNLSQASRGTTESGISDMDTVDLKETASLIRSSADNYDVSRACMSNSSRATLYKKTHLEQYTSKKVVYSEPEYSSFRSRYLSWATPTGKYNVSQADSDTELDETFVNISVRTNQNWRIVQWFTYFTTFIVAWFRKTVEFFQFRTDRERQYYGAQAYRLSHESKWSKLWQTLDRYTHNVYFFFVRILVFDAWLLSRFTGVRKWLQEKGPRIFWIALLPLLLLFGGWCIAQYLLPLLDVKTVSETATEKLLPNVQWQDRKINEEILANNEIIKEDLADKADLVNRIEMLENRQTHQMDKITDMEDKLDVNEVTLKNMVYGELKIIKYEFEELRKLYSELKSCCYANAESIANQNIDKHVERILFSYFPPGTSKEDLVKNLQNLFASHNREDQKSSNDDADNVHVSDEHIRKIVKEVLRIYDADKTGQVDYALETAGGQIISTRCTQRYDIKTRAYSLFGFALYYESNNPRTVIQGNPIQPGVCWAFQDFPGYLLIQLRSVIYVTGFTLEHVSRLILPNENMSSAPRKFNVWGLLHENDVEPVMFGEYEFTYSDESLQYFPVQNTEIDRPYEYIELRIHSNHGQLDYTCLYRFRVHGRPA comes from the exons ATGTCACGCACGACTCTTGACGCCGAGGCGGACCAGTCCCCGACGTCGATGGGAGATAG GAGGATGGAGAGCGAGCAGCATCACTACGAGCTTCGCAGCAGGAGCAGGTCGCGCTCCCACACGCCTATGGTCCCGAGCCGTTCCCTGCTGGAGCCAGAGGTGACGGAACGTCATTATGATCTCAGAAGCTGGAGCCGGGAAAGATCTCACACGCCTGGAGAGGTGACCAGTAGCAGGCGGTCTGGCTCTAGATCGTT ACCTGGCAACGTGAAGACGCATGAAAAGAGTATGATGGATACCATAGATGAGAGCAAGGAGGGATCTGTCACGGGAAGCCTGACGGATAACCAAAGCACGAAGTCCGAGGGTTCTGTCGTCGTCACGAAAAAAGCGGAACGCCGGTCGGAACGCCAGCGGGCCAAAAGGCAAATATTTGTCAACGGCCAGAGCGAAAGTAAGGAAGACGCGTCTGACCAGAAAGCCGAGCGAAGACGCAAGAGCGTTACGCCACGCAGAGTACTTACCAGCGACTACTCGTccgaggagggagagagggaagatCCCCCGAGCAGACCGGGATCCGCTTATGAGATCTACAAGCAGGCCGGAGAGTGGTGGAA CGTTTTTCCGAAGACAGACTATACGTATTCGCCGGCGTCGCAGTGTCGTTACGAGATAGCCCCAGGTATACTGGCCATGCCCAATATGTCGAGGCGGTCTATACACACGAACGACAATGGAAGTACCGTATCTCAAACCAGTCGTCGGAATTTAAGTCAGGCTTCGCGAGGAACGACGGAAAGCGGGATCAGCGACATGGATACGGTCGATTTGAAAGAGACCGCTTCTCTAATTCGTTCG TCCGCGGATAATTACGACGTGTCACGCGCGTGTATGTCGAATTCTTCAAGAGCGACTCTGTACAAAAAGACACACTTAGAACAGTACACAAGTAAAAAGGTGGTTTATTCGGAGCCTGAATATTCAAGTTTTCGGTCAAG ATACTTATCGTGGGCGACTCCAACTGGGAAATATAATGTATCTCAGGCTGATTCTGATACTGAATTGGACGAgacttttgtaaatatatcggTCAGAACTAATCAAAATTGGAGGATCGTGCAGTGGTTCACATATTTTACAACCTTCATTGTCGCTTGGTTCAGGAAAACTGTCGAATTTTTCCAGTTTAGAACGGATAGGGAAAGGCAGTATTACGGCGCACAAGCTTATCGATTATCTCACG AATCCAAATGGAGCAAATTGTGGCAAACTTTGGACCGTTATACGCACAATGTGTACTTTTTCTTCGTCAGAATTCTCGTATTCGACGCTTGGCTGTTGAGTCGGTTCACTGGCGTTAGGAAGTGGCTGCAAGAGAAAGGCCCGAGGATTTTTTGGATCGCGCTTCTACCGTTACTTCTTCTGTTTG gTGGTTGGTGCATAGCACAATATTTGTTGCCTCTTCTTGATGTTAAAACTGTGTCCGAGACCGcgacagaaaaattattacctAATGTACAATGGCAGGatcgtaaaattaatgaagaaatattggctaataatgagataattaaaGAAGACTTAGCTGACAAGGCTGATTTGGTCAACAGGATAGAAATGCTCGAAAATAGACAGACGCATCAAATg GACAAGATTACTGATATGGAAGATAAACTGGATGTCAATGAAGTGACATTGAAAAATATGGTATATGGCGAACTTAAAATCATCAAGTATGAATTTGAGGAACTACGCAAGCTGTACTCGGAATTAAAATCTTGTTGCTACGCCAATGCGGAATCCATCGCGAATCAGAATATAGATAAACATGTGGAAAGAATTTTATTCAGCTACTTTCCTCCCGGAACTTCGAAAGAAGATCTCGTGAAAAACCTACAGAATTTATTTGCATCTCATAATAGAGAAG atcaaAAGAGCTCTAATGATGACGCTGACAATGTTCATGTCTCGGACGAGCACATACGTAAAATAGTGAAGGAAGTACTGCGAATTTATGACGCGGATAAGACGGGTCAAGTAGATTATGCTTTGGAAACGGCAG GTGGTCAGATTATTAGCACGCGATGCACTCAGCGATATGACATAAAGACGAGAGCCTACAGTTTGTTCGGTTTCGCGCTGTATTACGAAAGCAATAATCCGCGAACTGTAATACAGGGAAATCCGATACAACCTGGCGTTTGCTGGGCCTTCCAAGATTTTCCCGGATACCTCCTGATACAATTGCGAAGTGTCATTTATGTAACTGGTTTCACTCTAGAGCACGTCTCCAGATTGATTTTGCCGAATGAGAACATGTCGAGCGCGCCCAGAAAATTCAATGTCTGG GGATTGTTGCATGAGAACGATGTCGAGCCTGTGATGTTTGGGGAATACGAATTCACGTATTCCGACGAAAGCTTGCAATATTTTCCAGTCCAG AATACAGAGATCGATAGACCATACGAATATATAGAATTGAGGATACACAGCAATCACGGGCAGCTAGATTACACGTGCTTATACAGATTCCGCGTTCACGGAAGACCAGCTTAG
- the LOC139813001 gene encoding uncharacterized protein isoform X2 produces MESEQHHYELRSRSRSRSHTPMVPSRSLLEPEVTERHYDLRSWSRERSHTPGEVTSSRRSGSRSLPGNVKTHEKSMMDTIDESKEGSVTGSLTDNQSTKSEGSVVVTKKAERRSERQRAKRQIFVNGQSESKEDASDQKAERRRKSVTPRRVLTSDYSSEEGEREDPPSRPGSAYEIYKQAGEWWNVFPKTDYTYSPASQCRYEIAPGILAMPNMSRRSIHTNDNGSTVSQTSRRNLSQASRGTTESGISDMDTVDLKETASLIRSSADNYDVSRACMSNSSRATLYKKTHLEQYTSKKVVYSEPEYSSFRSRYLSWATPTGKYNVSQADSDTELDETFVNISVRTNQNWRIVQWFTYFTTFIVAWFRKTVEFFQFRTDRERQYYGAQAYRLSHESKWSKLWQTLDRYTHNVYFFFVRILVFDAWLLSRFTGVRKWLQEKGPRIFWIALLPLLLLFGGWCIAQYLLPLLDVKTVSETATEKLLPNVQWQDRKINEEILANNEIIKEDLADKADLVNRIEMLENRQTHQMDKITDMEDKLDVNEVTLKNMVYGELKIIKYEFEELRKLYSELKSCCYANAESIANQNIDKHVERILFSYFPPGTSKEDLVKNLQNLFASHNREDQKSSNDDADNVHVSDEHIRKIVKEVLRIYDADKTGQVDYALETAGGQIISTRCTQRYDIKTRAYSLFGFALYYESNNPRTVIQGNPIQPGVCWAFQDFPGYLLIQLRSVIYVTGFTLEHVSRLILPNENMSSAPRKFNVWGLLHENDVEPVMFGEYEFTYSDESLQYFPVQNTEIDRPYEYIELRIHSNHGQLDYTCLYRFRVHGRPA; encoded by the exons ATGGAGAGCGAGCAGCATCACTACGAGCTTCGCAGCAGGAGCAGGTCGCGCTCCCACACGCCTATGGTCCCGAGCCGTTCCCTGCTGGAGCCAGAGGTGACGGAACGTCATTATGATCTCAGAAGCTGGAGCCGGGAAAGATCTCACACGCCTGGAGAGGTGACCAGTAGCAGGCGGTCTGGCTCTAGATCGTT ACCTGGCAACGTGAAGACGCATGAAAAGAGTATGATGGATACCATAGATGAGAGCAAGGAGGGATCTGTCACGGGAAGCCTGACGGATAACCAAAGCACGAAGTCCGAGGGTTCTGTCGTCGTCACGAAAAAAGCGGAACGCCGGTCGGAACGCCAGCGGGCCAAAAGGCAAATATTTGTCAACGGCCAGAGCGAAAGTAAGGAAGACGCGTCTGACCAGAAAGCCGAGCGAAGACGCAAGAGCGTTACGCCACGCAGAGTACTTACCAGCGACTACTCGTccgaggagggagagagggaagatCCCCCGAGCAGACCGGGATCCGCTTATGAGATCTACAAGCAGGCCGGAGAGTGGTGGAA CGTTTTTCCGAAGACAGACTATACGTATTCGCCGGCGTCGCAGTGTCGTTACGAGATAGCCCCAGGTATACTGGCCATGCCCAATATGTCGAGGCGGTCTATACACACGAACGACAATGGAAGTACCGTATCTCAAACCAGTCGTCGGAATTTAAGTCAGGCTTCGCGAGGAACGACGGAAAGCGGGATCAGCGACATGGATACGGTCGATTTGAAAGAGACCGCTTCTCTAATTCGTTCG TCCGCGGATAATTACGACGTGTCACGCGCGTGTATGTCGAATTCTTCAAGAGCGACTCTGTACAAAAAGACACACTTAGAACAGTACACAAGTAAAAAGGTGGTTTATTCGGAGCCTGAATATTCAAGTTTTCGGTCAAG ATACTTATCGTGGGCGACTCCAACTGGGAAATATAATGTATCTCAGGCTGATTCTGATACTGAATTGGACGAgacttttgtaaatatatcggTCAGAACTAATCAAAATTGGAGGATCGTGCAGTGGTTCACATATTTTACAACCTTCATTGTCGCTTGGTTCAGGAAAACTGTCGAATTTTTCCAGTTTAGAACGGATAGGGAAAGGCAGTATTACGGCGCACAAGCTTATCGATTATCTCACG AATCCAAATGGAGCAAATTGTGGCAAACTTTGGACCGTTATACGCACAATGTGTACTTTTTCTTCGTCAGAATTCTCGTATTCGACGCTTGGCTGTTGAGTCGGTTCACTGGCGTTAGGAAGTGGCTGCAAGAGAAAGGCCCGAGGATTTTTTGGATCGCGCTTCTACCGTTACTTCTTCTGTTTG gTGGTTGGTGCATAGCACAATATTTGTTGCCTCTTCTTGATGTTAAAACTGTGTCCGAGACCGcgacagaaaaattattacctAATGTACAATGGCAGGatcgtaaaattaatgaagaaatattggctaataatgagataattaaaGAAGACTTAGCTGACAAGGCTGATTTGGTCAACAGGATAGAAATGCTCGAAAATAGACAGACGCATCAAATg GACAAGATTACTGATATGGAAGATAAACTGGATGTCAATGAAGTGACATTGAAAAATATGGTATATGGCGAACTTAAAATCATCAAGTATGAATTTGAGGAACTACGCAAGCTGTACTCGGAATTAAAATCTTGTTGCTACGCCAATGCGGAATCCATCGCGAATCAGAATATAGATAAACATGTGGAAAGAATTTTATTCAGCTACTTTCCTCCCGGAACTTCGAAAGAAGATCTCGTGAAAAACCTACAGAATTTATTTGCATCTCATAATAGAGAAG atcaaAAGAGCTCTAATGATGACGCTGACAATGTTCATGTCTCGGACGAGCACATACGTAAAATAGTGAAGGAAGTACTGCGAATTTATGACGCGGATAAGACGGGTCAAGTAGATTATGCTTTGGAAACGGCAG GTGGTCAGATTATTAGCACGCGATGCACTCAGCGATATGACATAAAGACGAGAGCCTACAGTTTGTTCGGTTTCGCGCTGTATTACGAAAGCAATAATCCGCGAACTGTAATACAGGGAAATCCGATACAACCTGGCGTTTGCTGGGCCTTCCAAGATTTTCCCGGATACCTCCTGATACAATTGCGAAGTGTCATTTATGTAACTGGTTTCACTCTAGAGCACGTCTCCAGATTGATTTTGCCGAATGAGAACATGTCGAGCGCGCCCAGAAAATTCAATGTCTGG GGATTGTTGCATGAGAACGATGTCGAGCCTGTGATGTTTGGGGAATACGAATTCACGTATTCCGACGAAAGCTTGCAATATTTTCCAGTCCAG AATACAGAGATCGATAGACCATACGAATATATAGAATTGAGGATACACAGCAATCACGGGCAGCTAGATTACACGTGCTTATACAGATTCCGCGTTCACGGAAGACCAGCTTAG
- the Tnpo gene encoding transportin-1 isoform X1 has translation MKMAWQPQEEGLRQILTLLKESQSPDTATQRAVQQKLEELNKFPDFNNYLIFVLTKLTSEDEPTRSLSGLILKNNVKTYFHKFVPEVINFVKQECLSAVGDPSPLIRATVGILITTVASRGELTTWPELLPALCQMLDSQDYNVCEGAFGALQKICEDSAEILDSDALNRPLNILIPKFLQFFRHSSPKIRSHAIACVNQFIIQRTQALMIHIDSFLENLFHLASDDDSEVRKNVCRALVMLLEVRMDRLIPHMHNIIEYMLMRTQDIDEGVALEACEFWLSLAEQPICKEALAPHLSRLVPILVKGMKYSEIDIILLKGDVEEDEMIPDREEDIRPRFHKSKTHHSHHANGMNKHTDENGGVNGGCDDEDIDVEDGCDDDSTLSDWNLRKCSAAALDMLANVFREDLLPVLIPILKETLFHQSWEIKESGILALGAIAEGCMSGMIPHLSELIPYLISCLSDKKALVRAITCWTLSRYAHWVCAQPHETHLKPLMTELLKRVLDSNKRVQEAACSAFATLEEEACTELVPYLGFILETLVFAFSKYQHKNLLILYDAIGTLADSVGHHLNKPDYINLLMPPLINKWNVLKDEDKDLFPLLECLSSVATALRSGFLPYCEPVYRRCVSLVEQTLNQHIASTQSPEQFEAPDKDFMIVALDLLSGLAEGLDGHMERLVMNSNVMQLLYQCMQDTMPEVRQSSFALLGDLTKACFQHVLPCIPEFMPILGQNLHPQFISVCNNATWAIGEISIKLGPDTSAYIPLILTQLIEIINRPDTPKTLLENTAITIGRLGYVCPHDVAPMLQQFVRQWCTSLRSIRDNEEKDSAFRGMCQMITVNPAGVVPDFIFFCDAVASWSAPKEDLKEMFQKILFTFKNQVGEENWKRFSDQFPPQLSERLHNMYGV, from the exons ATGAAAATGGCGTGGCAACCACAGGAGGAAGGACTCAGGCAAATCCTGACGCTGCTCAAGGAGTCGCAGAGCCCGGACACGGCGACCCAGCGGGCCGTACAACAA AAATTGGAAGAGTTGAACAAATTCCCAGATTTCAACAACTATCTGATTTTTGTCCTGACGAAATTGACATCGGAAG ACGAACCTACCAGGTCTCTGAGTGGACTGATATTGAAGAACAATGTAAAGACGTACTTCCACAAGTTTGTACCGGAGGTCATAAATTTCGTGAAGCAAGAATGTCTGTCAGCTGTCGGAGATCCATCGCCGCTGATTCGTGCGACCGTCGGTATTTTGATCACCACTGTCGCATCAAGAG GTGAATTAACGACTTGGCCGGAATTGTTGCCGGCGTTGTGTCAAATGTTGGACTCGCAAGATTACAACGTTTGCGAGGGCGCGTTCGGCGCTCTCCAGAAGATCTGCGAGGACTCGGCGGAGATATTAGATTCGGACGCACTGAATCGCCCCTTGAACATTCTGATTCCAAAGTTCCTTCAATTCTTTAGACATTCGAGCCCCAAGATCAGATCCCACGCGATAGCATGCGTCAATCAGTTCATCATTCAACGTACGCAAGCGCTTATGATACATATAGACAGCTTTTTGGAGAATCTCTTCCATTTAGCTTCGGACGATGATTCCGAGGTCCGAAAAAACGTGTGCAG GGCTCTGGTAATGCTACTCGAAGTACGAATGGACAGACTAATACCACATATGcacaatataatagaatacatGCTAATGAGAACTCAGGACATTGACGAAGGAGTGGCATTGGAGGCGTGCGAGTTTTGGTTGTCACTAGCGGAACAACCAATTTGCAAAGAGGCACTTGCGCCACATCTGTCGCGATTAGTACCTATCTTG gtgAAAGGTATGAAGTATTCGGAAATTGACATAATCCTCCTCAAAGGAGACGTGGAGGAGGATGAAATGATTCCAGACAGGGAAGAGGATATCCGACCACGTTTTCACAAATCCAAGACTCATCACTCGCATCATGCCAATGGCATGAACAAGCACACCGACGAGAACGGTGGCGTTAACGGTGGGTGTGACGACGAGGACATAGACGTTGAGGACGGATGCGATGACGATTCAACTCTGAGCGATTGGAACTTGAGGAAATGCTCCGCCGCCGCGCTAGATATGCTGGCTAATGTTTTCAGGGAAGACCTTTTACCAGTTTTGATACCGATCCTGAAGGAGACTCTTTTCCATCAGTCTTGGGAGATCAAGGAATCCGGTATCCTGGCACTGGGAGCTATCGCTGAAG GTTGTATGAGCGGCATGATTCCGCATCTGTCGGAGCTCATCCCTTACCTGATCAGTTGTCTGAGCGACAAGAAGGCTCTTGTGCGTGCCATAACTTGCTGGACGTTGAGCCGTTACGCGCATTGGGTTTGTGCGCAACCTCATGAGACGCATTTGAAGCCTCTGATGACGGAATTGCTCAAAAGAGTGCTCGACAGCAACAAACGCGTTCAAGAGGCGGCATGCTCCGCTTTTGCAACTTTGGAGGAAGAGGCCTGCACCGAACTGGTCCCTTATCTTGGATTTATTCTCGAGACGCTTGTCTTTGCGTTTA GTAAATATCAGCATAAGAATCTTTTAATTCTGTACGACGCAATCGGCACTCTTGCCGATTCTGTGGGTCACCATCTGAACAAACCAGACTACATCAATCTTCTGATGCCGCCTCTCATTAATAAGTGGAACGTACTGAAGGACGAGGATAAAGATCTGTTCCCACTGCTGGAATGCCTTTCTTCAGTAGCGACCGCGTTGCGCTCGGGTTTCTTACCGTATTGTGAACCTGTGTACAG GCGATGTGTGTCGCTTGTAGAGCAAACGCTGAACCAACACATAGCGAGCACGCAAAGTCCGGAGCAGTTTGAGGCACCCGACAAGGACTTCATGATAGTCGCGTTGGACCTCCTTAGCGGATTAGCGGAAGGGCTAGACGGTCATATGGAACGTCTAGTGATGAACAGCAACGTTATGCAGCTGTTGTACCAGTGTATGCAGGATACCATGCCCGAGGTTAGACAGAGTAGCTTCGCTTTACTAGGAGATCTTACGAAAGCTTGTTTCCAACATGTACTCCCCTGCATAC CGGAGTTTATGCCTATACTGGGACAAAACTTGCATCCGCAGTTCATATCAGTGTGTAACAACGCGACATGGGCGATCGGcgaaatttcgataaaactcG GACCTGACACGAGCGCATATATCCCATTAATTTTGACTCAGCTCATCGAGATCATTAACCGACCGGACACGCCGAAAACACTGTTGGAAAACACGG CCATAACGATCGGTCGCCTAGGTTATGTGTGTCCCCACGACGTCGCCCCCATGTTACAGCAGTTTGTCCGACAGTG GTGCACTTCTTTGCGAAGCATAAGAGATAACGAAGAGAAGGATTCTGCCTTCAGAGGTATGTGTCAAATGATCACTGTCAATCCGGCCGGTGTCGTCCCGGACTTTATCTTCTTCTGCGATGCCGTGGCGTCGTGGTCTGCGCCGAAGGAAGACCTGAAAGAGATGTTTCAGAAG ATACTATTCACTTTCAAAAATCAAGTGGGCGAAGAGAATTGGAAACGATTCTCCGATCAATTTCCGCCGCAGCTTAGTGAGCGGCTCCACAACATGTACGGCGTCTGA
- the Tnpo gene encoding transportin-1 isoform X2 produces MKMAWQPQEEGLRQILTLLKESQSPDTATQRAVQQKLEELNKFPDFNNYLIFVLTKLTSEDEPTRSLSGLILKNNVKTYFHKFVPEVINFVKQECLSAVGDPSPLIRATVGILITTVASRGELTTWPELLPALCQMLDSQDYNVCEGAFGALQKICEDSAEILDSDALNRPLNILIPKFLQFFRHSSPKIRSHAIACVNQFIIQRTQALMIHIDSFLENLFHLASDDDSEVRKNVCRALVMLLEVRMDRLIPHMHNIIEYMLMRTQDIDEGVALEACEFWLSLAEQPICKEALAPHLSRLVPILVKGMKYSEIDIILLKGDVEEDEMIPDREEDIRPRFHKSKTHHSHHANGMNKHTDENGGVNGGCDDEDIDVEDGCDDDSTLSDWNLRKCSAAALDMLANVFREDLLPVLIPILKETLFHQSWEIKESGILALGAIAEGCMSGMIPHLSELIPYLISCLSDKKALVRAITCWTLSRYAHWVCAQPHETHLKPLMTELLKRVLDSNKRVQEAACSAFATLEEEACTELVPYLGFILETLVFAFSKYQHKNLLILYDAIGTLADSVGHHLNKPDYINLLMPPLINKWNVLKDEDKDLFPLLECLSSVATALRSGFLPYCEPVYRRCVSLVEQTLNQHIASTQSPEQFEAPDKDFMIVALDLLSGLAEGLDGHMERLVMNSNVMQLLYQCMQDTMPEVRQSSFALLGDLTKACFQHVLPCIPEFMPILGQNLHPQFISVCNNATWAIGEISIKLGPDTSAYIPLILTQLIEIINRPDTPKTLLENTGALLCEA; encoded by the exons ATGAAAATGGCGTGGCAACCACAGGAGGAAGGACTCAGGCAAATCCTGACGCTGCTCAAGGAGTCGCAGAGCCCGGACACGGCGACCCAGCGGGCCGTACAACAA AAATTGGAAGAGTTGAACAAATTCCCAGATTTCAACAACTATCTGATTTTTGTCCTGACGAAATTGACATCGGAAG ACGAACCTACCAGGTCTCTGAGTGGACTGATATTGAAGAACAATGTAAAGACGTACTTCCACAAGTTTGTACCGGAGGTCATAAATTTCGTGAAGCAAGAATGTCTGTCAGCTGTCGGAGATCCATCGCCGCTGATTCGTGCGACCGTCGGTATTTTGATCACCACTGTCGCATCAAGAG GTGAATTAACGACTTGGCCGGAATTGTTGCCGGCGTTGTGTCAAATGTTGGACTCGCAAGATTACAACGTTTGCGAGGGCGCGTTCGGCGCTCTCCAGAAGATCTGCGAGGACTCGGCGGAGATATTAGATTCGGACGCACTGAATCGCCCCTTGAACATTCTGATTCCAAAGTTCCTTCAATTCTTTAGACATTCGAGCCCCAAGATCAGATCCCACGCGATAGCATGCGTCAATCAGTTCATCATTCAACGTACGCAAGCGCTTATGATACATATAGACAGCTTTTTGGAGAATCTCTTCCATTTAGCTTCGGACGATGATTCCGAGGTCCGAAAAAACGTGTGCAG GGCTCTGGTAATGCTACTCGAAGTACGAATGGACAGACTAATACCACATATGcacaatataatagaatacatGCTAATGAGAACTCAGGACATTGACGAAGGAGTGGCATTGGAGGCGTGCGAGTTTTGGTTGTCACTAGCGGAACAACCAATTTGCAAAGAGGCACTTGCGCCACATCTGTCGCGATTAGTACCTATCTTG gtgAAAGGTATGAAGTATTCGGAAATTGACATAATCCTCCTCAAAGGAGACGTGGAGGAGGATGAAATGATTCCAGACAGGGAAGAGGATATCCGACCACGTTTTCACAAATCCAAGACTCATCACTCGCATCATGCCAATGGCATGAACAAGCACACCGACGAGAACGGTGGCGTTAACGGTGGGTGTGACGACGAGGACATAGACGTTGAGGACGGATGCGATGACGATTCAACTCTGAGCGATTGGAACTTGAGGAAATGCTCCGCCGCCGCGCTAGATATGCTGGCTAATGTTTTCAGGGAAGACCTTTTACCAGTTTTGATACCGATCCTGAAGGAGACTCTTTTCCATCAGTCTTGGGAGATCAAGGAATCCGGTATCCTGGCACTGGGAGCTATCGCTGAAG GTTGTATGAGCGGCATGATTCCGCATCTGTCGGAGCTCATCCCTTACCTGATCAGTTGTCTGAGCGACAAGAAGGCTCTTGTGCGTGCCATAACTTGCTGGACGTTGAGCCGTTACGCGCATTGGGTTTGTGCGCAACCTCATGAGACGCATTTGAAGCCTCTGATGACGGAATTGCTCAAAAGAGTGCTCGACAGCAACAAACGCGTTCAAGAGGCGGCATGCTCCGCTTTTGCAACTTTGGAGGAAGAGGCCTGCACCGAACTGGTCCCTTATCTTGGATTTATTCTCGAGACGCTTGTCTTTGCGTTTA GTAAATATCAGCATAAGAATCTTTTAATTCTGTACGACGCAATCGGCACTCTTGCCGATTCTGTGGGTCACCATCTGAACAAACCAGACTACATCAATCTTCTGATGCCGCCTCTCATTAATAAGTGGAACGTACTGAAGGACGAGGATAAAGATCTGTTCCCACTGCTGGAATGCCTTTCTTCAGTAGCGACCGCGTTGCGCTCGGGTTTCTTACCGTATTGTGAACCTGTGTACAG GCGATGTGTGTCGCTTGTAGAGCAAACGCTGAACCAACACATAGCGAGCACGCAAAGTCCGGAGCAGTTTGAGGCACCCGACAAGGACTTCATGATAGTCGCGTTGGACCTCCTTAGCGGATTAGCGGAAGGGCTAGACGGTCATATGGAACGTCTAGTGATGAACAGCAACGTTATGCAGCTGTTGTACCAGTGTATGCAGGATACCATGCCCGAGGTTAGACAGAGTAGCTTCGCTTTACTAGGAGATCTTACGAAAGCTTGTTTCCAACATGTACTCCCCTGCATAC CGGAGTTTATGCCTATACTGGGACAAAACTTGCATCCGCAGTTCATATCAGTGTGTAACAACGCGACATGGGCGATCGGcgaaatttcgataaaactcG GACCTGACACGAGCGCATATATCCCATTAATTTTGACTCAGCTCATCGAGATCATTAACCGACCGGACACGCCGAAAACACTGTTGGAAAACACGG GTGCACTTCTTTGCGAAGCATAA